One window of Dyadobacter sandarakinus genomic DNA carries:
- a CDS encoding phage integrase SAM-like domain-containing protein — MYPSFIKQSVIKMRVRFIIRRGAVNKAGLCVVNCRITINGERANVFSTGVVVDPAKWESRLQKVKGSAQAVADLNRRLDLVRSEIEAIYIASRGRGVVLPADKVRDIYLGKDQLGCGITKLSELYLAQLKLKQRAKTTILRYSRSYKYLYQFLKKEMEVSEIGRKQVSGFWNWLKEKGYHNDYCNKIVQACIGLFKFAMREGYCDKSPFDGLALEWTKELDTTCLDAKEMDLLKKHPWSPRLERVVDSFLFMCYTGLHISDYRQIKEESRYTFEGCEFMKVRRIKTNVPSIFPLDKYALGLIEKYGSIAGLPKITGQKSNEYLKQIAEAVGIKKNLTNKIARKTFTDWCLNDLCLSEEVVATMLGHTSTRQVKHYGSIKERRILSEFKEKNIDFA; from the coding sequence ATGTACCCTTCGTTTATCAAACAGTCAGTAATTAAGATGCGTGTGAGGTTTATCATCCGTAGAGGTGCCGTCAACAAAGCAGGATTATGCGTCGTTAACTGTCGCATAACCATTAATGGTGAGAGGGCAAATGTTTTCTCGACGGGCGTGGTGGTTGACCCGGCAAAGTGGGAGTCGCGGCTGCAAAAGGTGAAAGGATCGGCTCAGGCAGTAGCAGACCTAAACAGGAGACTTGATCTGGTTAGATCAGAGATCGAAGCGATTTACATTGCTTCAAGGGGAAGGGGAGTAGTTCTGCCAGCTGACAAAGTCCGGGACATTTATTTGGGTAAGGACCAGTTGGGATGTGGGATTACAAAGCTGAGTGAATTGTACCTGGCTCAGCTTAAATTGAAGCAGCGTGCAAAAACTACGATTCTTAGGTACAGCAGGTCCTACAAGTATTTGTATCAGTTTCTGAAAAAAGAAATGGAGGTTTCTGAGATTGGCCGCAAGCAAGTGTCAGGATTCTGGAACTGGCTTAAAGAAAAAGGCTATCACAACGACTATTGCAACAAGATTGTGCAGGCATGCATTGGGCTTTTTAAATTTGCTATGCGGGAGGGTTATTGTGACAAAAGTCCGTTTGATGGATTAGCATTAGAGTGGACCAAAGAGCTCGACACCACTTGCCTGGATGCAAAGGAAATGGATCTTCTTAAGAAGCACCCTTGGAGCCCGAGATTAGAGCGTGTGGTAGATTCCTTTCTTTTCATGTGCTACACGGGTCTCCACATTAGCGACTACCGGCAGATCAAGGAAGAGTCACGGTACACGTTTGAAGGTTGTGAGTTTATGAAGGTCCGGCGGATCAAAACCAACGTTCCATCAATTTTTCCGCTGGACAAGTATGCCTTAGGGTTGATTGAAAAGTACGGCAGCATTGCTGGTCTGCCAAAAATTACCGGCCAAAAGTCGAACGAGTATTTAAAGCAAATCGCAGAAGCGGTTGGCATCAAAAAGAACCTGACCAATAAAATTGCAAGGAAGACATTCACCGACTGGTGCCTAAATGATTTGTGCCTGAGCGAGGAAGTGGTGGCTACCATGCTCGGCCATACGTCCACTCGCCAAGTAAAGCACTATGGCAGCATTAAGGAAAGGAGAATCCTTTCAGAATTCAAAGAAAAGAATATTGACTTTGCCTGA